The following are encoded together in the Arcticibacterium luteifluviistationis genome:
- a CDS encoding sigma-54-dependent transcriptional regulator, giving the protein MSKILVIDDDQDICLLMNRFLTKNGYEVETAISGLLGLKKVKEFKPDLLLTDFKLGDIDGSEVLKKAKEMMPNLPVIVITGYSDIKVAINVMKMGAFDYVTKPLFPDEILLNIKKALKTETVNEDSSKVTKSKAKNKEANYIFGKSAIAKNLVKQVNLVAPTNFSVIIYGESGSGKEAIAKTIHKKSKRKDGPFVAMDCGAISNELAGSELFGHEKGSFTGAIQQKIGHFELANGGTLFLDEVANLSYEVQVSLLRVVQEQKVKRIGGNKEITLDVRILVASNEKLTEAISKGKFREDLYHRFNEFNVEVPALRERGNDVFEFADYFLKETNAELEKNVKGFSEEVRKHLLDYPWYGNLRELNNVIKRATLLTEGELIEAASLPFEIVNHEKMLFSEKKEETDKSSTPANTGSGHLKMAASEAEYQMILEALKKVNFNKSKAAALLDIDRKTLYNKMKRLKI; this is encoded by the coding sequence ATGTCAAAAATATTAGTCATAGACGACGACCAGGATATTTGTCTTTTGATGAACCGATTTCTTACCAAAAACGGCTATGAGGTAGAAACTGCCATTTCGGGTCTTTTGGGGCTCAAAAAAGTGAAAGAATTTAAGCCAGACCTGTTGTTGACCGATTTTAAATTGGGAGATATTGATGGTTCGGAGGTTTTGAAGAAAGCCAAGGAGATGATGCCAAATTTGCCTGTAATAGTGATTACAGGTTATTCTGATATAAAGGTGGCCATTAATGTCATGAAAATGGGTGCTTTTGACTACGTCACAAAACCGCTGTTTCCTGATGAGATATTACTAAATATCAAAAAAGCACTTAAGACAGAAACGGTGAATGAGGATTCGTCAAAGGTTACAAAGAGCAAGGCTAAGAATAAAGAGGCTAATTATATTTTTGGAAAAAGTGCCATTGCTAAAAACTTGGTCAAGCAAGTTAACTTGGTAGCCCCCACTAACTTTAGTGTGATTATTTATGGCGAAAGTGGCTCAGGAAAAGAAGCCATTGCTAAAACTATACATAAGAAAAGTAAACGGAAAGATGGGCCTTTTGTGGCGATGGATTGTGGTGCTATTTCTAATGAGTTGGCTGGGAGTGAGCTTTTCGGGCATGAAAAAGGCTCTTTTACAGGAGCTATTCAGCAGAAGATTGGGCATTTCGAATTGGCCAATGGCGGCACCTTGTTTTTAGACGAGGTAGCGAACCTTTCTTACGAGGTGCAGGTATCACTACTTAGAGTTGTGCAAGAGCAAAAAGTAAAACGCATAGGAGGAAATAAAGAGATAACTTTAGATGTAAGGATATTAGTGGCTAGTAATGAAAAACTTACCGAGGCTATAAGTAAAGGGAAGTTTAGAGAAGACCTGTATCACAGATTCAATGAGTTTAATGTAGAAGTACCTGCCCTAAGAGAACGAGGTAATGACGTCTTTGAGTTCGCAGACTACTTTTTAAAAGAGACTAATGCTGAGTTGGAAAAAAACGTAAAGGGTTTTTCTGAGGAAGTTAGAAAACATCTATTGGATTATCCGTGGTACGGTAATTTACGAGAGCTTAACAATGTCATAAAAAGAGCAACATTACTGACCGAAGGGGAGCTAATAGAAGCGGCGAGTTTACCTTTTGAAATTGTCAATCATGAAAAAATGCTTTTTTCTGAGAAAAAGGAAGAAACTGATAAAAGCAGCACGCCAGCAAATACTGGCTCAGGCCACCTTAAAATGGCTGCTTCAGAAGCGGAATATCAGATGATTTTGGAAGCTCTTAAAAAAGTTAATTTTAACAAAAGTAAAGCAGCAGCACTCTTAGACATTGACAGGAAAACACTTTACAACAAAATGAAAAGACTGAAGATTTAA
- a CDS encoding ParA family protein, producing the protein MGKIISIVNQKGGVGKTTTAINLSASLAVLDYKILIVDTDPQANAGSGLGIDSKEHKDNIYSALIGESDIKDCIVSTQIPNLDVLPSHIDLAGFELEIVNQVAREYILKDLIQPLKDDYDFIFIDCSPSLGLMVINSIVASDSVLIPVQCEYFALEGIAKLKNTIDIITKRLNPELESEGYILTMYDGRTNLSKMVVEDVRKYFNELCFETIVPRNVKLAEAPSYGLPALLMFSGEKAEEFDIKFLENKGAISYIDLAKELLRRNNLPEFKAELENVE; encoded by the coding sequence ATGGGAAAAATAATTTCTATTGTAAACCAGAAAGGTGGTGTTGGTAAAACTACTACTGCTATTAACTTATCCGCTTCTTTGGCTGTTTTGGATTACAAAATCCTAATAGTTGACACTGACCCTCAGGCTAATGCTGGTTCAGGTTTAGGCATTGACAGTAAGGAACATAAGGACAATATTTACTCTGCTTTAATTGGCGAATCAGACATTAAAGACTGCATTGTCTCTACTCAGATTCCTAATTTGGATGTACTTCCTTCCCATATTGACTTGGCAGGTTTTGAATTAGAGATTGTCAATCAAGTTGCTAGAGAGTATATCTTGAAAGACTTAATTCAACCATTAAAAGACGACTATGACTTCATTTTCATAGACTGTTCTCCTTCTTTAGGACTTATGGTAATTAACTCTATAGTAGCTTCTGATTCAGTTTTAATACCTGTTCAGTGTGAGTATTTTGCTTTGGAGGGTATTGCAAAACTGAAAAACACTATTGATATTATCACGAAACGTCTTAACCCAGAACTAGAGTCTGAAGGTTACATACTTACTATGTATGACGGACGTACTAATTTATCTAAAATGGTGGTGGAAGACGTTAGAAAGTATTTTAACGAACTATGTTTTGAAACCATCGTTCCTAGAAACGTGAAATTAGCAGAAGCTCCTAGTTATGGTTTGCCTGCATTATTAATGTTCTCTGGAGAGAAAGCAGAAGAGTTTGATATCAAATTCTTAGAAAATAAAGGAGCTATTAGCTATATTGATTTAGCTAAAGAACTCTTGAGAAGAAACAATTTACCGGAGTTTAAAGCTGAATTAGAAAATGTCGAATGA
- the dnaB gene encoding replicative DNA helicase, which yields MAQARRRFPDKKTEKKQPLFQQLSHVRTLEANVIGGVIKEKDALTSVIDILKPDSFQDERHVAIYQAILQLFGKTEPIDLLTVTNQLRLNGELEFIGGASYAANIMANSTVAHIEQDARIIVQYAIRRKIVDTLDNVKTKAYEDTTDVYGLMDSTEQSLRDIQEGNLNKNIPELSAVVAKTIQEIKNKTDENSDHSNVPSGFPSLDLLTGGFHNTELIIIAARPGMGKTAFVISALRNAAIDFHLPAALFSLEMSAQQVMLRLISAEAEIDSHKLRKGDLDENDWHALHGRLNNLSTAPIYIDDTPALSILELRTKARRLKAFHNIKILIVDYLQLMTAGSQKQGMNREQEIAAISRGLKTLAKELNIPVIALSQLSRSVETRGGDKRPQLSDLRESGSIEQDADVVMFLYRPEYYDIDTLEDGTSTTGMAEMIIAKNRSGSIDDVKLKFIGKYTRFAEFDGFSVSAEEYEERAGFTVAGSKANNM from the coding sequence ATGGCTCAAGCCAGAAGACGTTTTCCTGATAAAAAAACTGAAAAAAAGCAGCCACTCTTTCAGCAGCTTTCTCATGTTAGAACACTAGAGGCAAACGTTATAGGTGGCGTTATTAAAGAAAAAGATGCATTGACATCTGTCATTGACATTTTAAAGCCTGATAGCTTTCAAGACGAAAGACATGTGGCCATTTATCAGGCTATTTTGCAGCTATTTGGAAAAACAGAACCTATTGACCTGCTCACTGTAACTAATCAGCTAAGGCTGAACGGTGAGCTTGAGTTTATTGGTGGAGCCTCATATGCCGCTAATATCATGGCTAATTCTACTGTAGCTCATATAGAGCAAGACGCTAGAATTATTGTCCAATACGCTATTCGTAGAAAAATAGTGGACACCTTAGATAATGTTAAAACCAAAGCCTACGAAGACACCACAGATGTGTATGGCTTAATGGACAGCACAGAGCAAAGCCTTAGAGATATTCAGGAAGGAAATTTGAACAAAAACATTCCTGAACTAAGTGCTGTAGTAGCCAAGACCATTCAAGAAATAAAAAATAAGACAGACGAAAATTCAGACCACTCTAATGTGCCTTCTGGTTTTCCTTCTTTAGATTTACTGACCGGTGGTTTTCACAATACTGAGCTTATTATTATTGCCGCTAGACCTGGTATGGGTAAAACGGCCTTTGTAATATCTGCCTTGAGAAATGCAGCTATCGACTTTCATTTACCTGCGGCTTTATTCTCTTTAGAAATGTCTGCTCAGCAGGTTATGCTTAGGCTTATATCTGCCGAGGCGGAAATTGATAGTCATAAACTAAGAAAAGGCGACCTTGATGAGAACGACTGGCATGCTTTGCATGGCAGACTTAATAACCTTTCTACTGCTCCTATCTACATTGACGATACGCCTGCACTTTCTATTCTAGAGCTTAGAACTAAAGCCCGAAGATTAAAGGCATTTCATAATATTAAGATTCTGATTGTAGATTATTTGCAGTTAATGACCGCAGGAAGTCAAAAGCAAGGAATGAATCGTGAGCAAGAAATTGCGGCAATTTCGCGAGGGTTAAAAACGCTTGCTAAAGAATTAAACATCCCCGTAATTGCTCTTTCTCAGTTAAGTAGGTCTGTTGAAACGAGAGGTGGAGATAAAAGACCTCAACTATCAGATTTGAGAGAATCAGGTTCTATTGAGCAGGATGCCGATGTGGTAATGTTTCTTTACAGACCTGAGTATTATGATATTGATACCTTAGAAGATGGTACCAGCACCACGGGTATGGCAGAAATGATTATTGCCAAAAACCGAAGTGGTAGTATTGACGATGTCAAACTGAAGTTCATTGGTAAGTACACCCGTTTTGCTGAGTTTGACGGTTTCAGTGTTTCTGCTGAAGAATATGAAGAAAGAGCAGGCTTTACCGTTGCCGGTAGCAAGGCCAATAATATGTAA
- a CDS encoding ParB/RepB/Spo0J family partition protein, giving the protein MSNDMGKGLNSLLSDSNSVVSQKLTSFRGVKEVLVNKIKVNPHQPRTDFDETALNELADSIKIHGIIQPLTVRESKDGSYELISGERRLRAIKIVGLQKVPAYIRNVDDQRSLEMALIENIQRQNLNAIEVALSFERMIKECSLKQEELGGRVGKNRTTVNNYLRLLQLPAAIQSGIVLGQLTMGQARPLITLEDEAFQLELFQKIVQQGLSARKVEELVKQENAFGEGLSPLEGFREDMRIEEISLKGHTIVPLKIKVNAVDKGEISLPFDNEEQLAQIVETLGLA; this is encoded by the coding sequence ATGTCGAATGATATGGGAAAAGGCCTAAACTCTTTATTGAGTGATAGTAATTCGGTGGTAAGCCAGAAGTTAACTTCATTTAGAGGAGTGAAAGAGGTCTTAGTAAATAAAATTAAGGTAAACCCACACCAGCCAAGAACTGATTTTGATGAAACTGCCCTTAACGAATTAGCCGATTCTATTAAGATTCATGGCATTATTCAGCCATTAACCGTTAGGGAGTCTAAAGATGGTTCTTATGAATTAATCTCTGGTGAAAGAAGATTAAGAGCAATTAAGATAGTAGGCCTTCAAAAAGTGCCTGCCTACATTAGAAATGTAGACGACCAGCGTTCGCTGGAAATGGCTCTTATTGAAAACATTCAAAGGCAAAACTTAAATGCCATTGAGGTGGCATTGTCATTTGAAAGAATGATAAAAGAGTGTAGCCTAAAGCAAGAGGAACTAGGTGGACGTGTTGGAAAAAATAGAACTACCGTTAATAATTACCTGCGTTTGTTACAATTACCCGCTGCTATTCAATCTGGAATAGTTTTAGGTCAATTAACCATGGGGCAAGCTAGGCCACTAATAACATTAGAAGACGAAGCTTTTCAATTAGAATTATTTCAAAAAATAGTTCAGCAAGGTTTATCTGCCAGAAAGGTGGAAGAACTCGTTAAACAAGAAAACGCTTTTGGTGAAGGTTTATCTCCTTTAGAAGGTTTTAGAGAGGATATGAGAATTGAAGAAATATCGCTCAAAGGACACACCATAGTTCCGCTTAAAATCAAAGTTAATGCGGTGGACAAAGGCGAAATCTCATTGCCTTTTGATAATGAAGAACAGCTAGCCCAAATAGTGGAAACACTAGGTTTGGCTTAA
- a CDS encoding sensor histidine kinase, with product MNKKLVNLIFGISLGILLLLCVMTFDRLSNFNKYTKIIDNSHKVLLAISNMRSGFNTSIAEQRSYLLTKDVAYYNHFQSEKDSLRHSIQLFKKLTRESKVHQHYIKKIEEQSDNRIQSLLLEIINDSSSAKYKYDQLELISANDEINKKYFDLLETVDNHEKLLLSRRLIIKEFEEQFTPFLLFILALIAMGIIIYSFVLIGAELKKRDATTKLLEESIVELNQSNTELEQYAYVASHDLQEPLRKIRLFSNKLLGDYGETMETDGRDMLLRMNNSAEKMTILIKDLLSLSTLSSENPIPEKVNLNDIVDEVEKEFEDVIQHEKINFSHSDLPSIYGYSGQLHQLFQNLIGNAIKFRRDDIPLEISVRNYVVTKWEGDVSYKYHHIAVRDNGRGFDNEFKNKMFTIFGRLDKTSDIDGTGIGLSICSRIMQNHEGELDAEGAVNTGATFHLYFPHE from the coding sequence ATGAATAAAAAACTGGTCAATCTTATCTTCGGAATTTCACTCGGAATTCTTCTTCTACTCTGCGTAATGACCTTTGACAGGTTGAGTAACTTCAATAAGTACACAAAGATTATAGACAATAGTCACAAGGTTTTACTAGCTATTTCTAACATGCGTTCTGGTTTTAATACCTCCATAGCCGAACAGCGGAGTTACCTTTTGACTAAAGATGTTGCTTATTATAATCACTTTCAGTCAGAGAAAGATTCGCTACGCCATAGCATTCAACTTTTCAAGAAACTCACACGTGAGAGTAAAGTACACCAGCACTACATTAAAAAAATTGAAGAGCAGTCTGATAATAGAATTCAAAGCTTGCTGTTAGAAATAATAAATGATTCGTCCAGTGCTAAATACAAATACGATCAGCTTGAACTAATTTCTGCAAACGACGAAATCAATAAAAAATATTTCGACCTTTTAGAAACCGTTGACAATCACGAAAAGCTGCTTTTGAGCCGTAGGCTAATCATTAAAGAGTTTGAAGAACAGTTTACACCCTTCTTATTATTTATTCTGGCTTTAATAGCCATGGGTATCATTATTTACTCTTTTGTGCTAATAGGTGCAGAACTAAAGAAACGTGACGCCACCACTAAGCTCTTAGAAGAAAGTATAGTAGAGCTAAATCAATCAAACACAGAGCTGGAGCAATATGCCTATGTGGCTTCTCATGACCTTCAGGAACCCCTACGGAAGATTAGACTTTTCAGTAATAAATTACTGGGTGACTATGGAGAGACCATGGAAACCGACGGAAGAGACATGTTACTGCGAATGAACAATTCTGCAGAAAAAATGACTATCTTGATTAAGGATTTACTTAGCCTGTCAACGTTATCATCAGAAAACCCTATTCCTGAAAAGGTCAATTTGAATGACATTGTAGATGAAGTAGAAAAGGAGTTTGAAGATGTGATACAGCATGAAAAGATTAATTTCAGCCATTCTGACCTACCTAGCATTTATGGATATTCCGGGCAGCTTCATCAGCTTTTTCAAAACTTGATAGGCAATGCCATAAAATTTAGACGTGATGATATTCCATTAGAGATTTCGGTGCGTAATTATGTGGTCACTAAATGGGAAGGTGATGTCTCTTATAAATATCACCATATAGCGGTAAGGGATAACGGCAGAGGCTTTGACAATGAATTTAAGAATAAAATGTTTACCATTTTTGGGCGATTAGACAAAACCTCCGACATTGACGGTACAGGAATTGGCTTGTCTATCTGCTCTAGAATCATGCAGAACCACGAAGGAGAACTAGATGCCGAAGGTGCAGTTAATACCGGAGCTACTTTCCACTTATACTTCCCCCATGAATAA
- a CDS encoding sensor histidine kinase yields MSDFAIKNDIPEAILTLQNEFDEFIYLASHDLKEPARKITTFGQRLSKSLEGKLNEEEKDFFARMMDAANRQQSMIDDLLKLSRINTTDFQRQRIMLHELVEELVIDEKTEFKYQCPKIAYADRVQLKIALQEVIDNAEKFNTGKVKIKLSTKSIFSTVIASKGLNPSRNYAYLIFSDNGIGIPEEHRSDIFRPFYRVNGRSEFEGAGMGLSIAKAILEKIGGAIWIEKAISQGTSVHILLPAA; encoded by the coding sequence ATGAGTGACTTTGCCATAAAAAATGATATACCAGAAGCGATTTTGACTCTTCAAAATGAGTTTGATGAGTTTATATACTTGGCTTCGCATGATTTAAAAGAGCCCGCCAGAAAAATCACCACTTTTGGACAAAGACTAAGTAAAAGCTTAGAAGGGAAACTTAACGAAGAAGAGAAAGACTTCTTTGCCAGAATGATGGATGCCGCCAACAGGCAGCAGTCTATGATTGATGATTTATTGAAGTTGTCTAGAATTAATACAACCGACTTTCAAAGGCAAAGAATAATGCTCCATGAATTGGTGGAAGAACTTGTGATTGATGAAAAAACCGAGTTCAAATATCAATGCCCAAAGATAGCTTATGCGGATAGAGTTCAGCTGAAAATTGCTTTGCAAGAGGTGATTGACAATGCGGAGAAGTTTAACACGGGTAAAGTAAAAATTAAACTTTCTACTAAATCAATTTTTTCTACCGTAATAGCCTCAAAAGGCCTAAATCCGTCAAGAAACTATGCTTATTTGATATTTTCAGATAATGGAATTGGTATTCCAGAAGAACATAGGTCTGATATTTTCAGACCTTTTTATAGAGTTAATGGACGCTCAGAATTTGAAGGAGCAGGCATGGGACTTTCCATAGCAAAGGCTATTCTTGAAAAAATAGGAGGAGCCATTTGGATTGAAAAAGCAATCTCACAAGGAACCTCCGTGCACATTCTTTTACCAGCTGCTTAA
- the rpoN gene encoding RNA polymerase factor sigma-54, which translates to MSSQKLILSQKQGLKISPRQIQFLHFLQFNEAELEQEIKKELEENPVLDFEEENDSEIYAFQRKPQNNSSEKPLTFLENNQAIGFDIIAELKEGFRYLHLPEKTCGIADFILDSVDEKGYLNYSLGELEDILSFGMNAFVDKNEIAEVLKKVKHLEPSGVGCRDLQDFLFFQAKKNNKSIVLLEIIGHHFELLSERKFDEICEQLEISSLALKSVLAELTGLKPYPLHGFEHSVIQKNETIIPEYKVDFRDGELIYGTLSKSGKKLVFNENYGKEFKEKSDKKLHKFLMEKRESAAWFMQAVEEREHTMNVCISAVVKLQESYFKSGSISDLKPMVLKDVAMLTGKTISTLSRVTSQKYVQTHFGLVPMKSLFTEAIQKNDGQLISNKEVQEIVSKLVSDENKQKPLTDAEICRKLASDGFSLTRRTITKYRENMNIPSSKLRRAL; encoded by the coding sequence ATGTCGAGCCAAAAACTAATACTAAGTCAAAAGCAAGGTCTTAAAATAAGTCCTCGTCAAATTCAATTTCTTCATTTTCTTCAGTTTAATGAAGCGGAATTAGAGCAAGAAATAAAAAAGGAATTGGAAGAAAATCCTGTTTTAGATTTTGAAGAAGAAAATGATTCAGAGATTTACGCTTTTCAAAGAAAACCTCAGAATAATTCTAGCGAAAAACCTTTGACTTTTCTTGAGAATAATCAGGCGATTGGTTTTGACATAATTGCAGAGTTAAAAGAGGGTTTTCGTTACTTACATTTGCCCGAAAAGACATGTGGAATAGCTGATTTTATTCTAGACTCTGTAGATGAGAAAGGTTACCTAAATTATAGTTTGGGTGAGCTGGAAGACATACTTTCCTTCGGTATGAATGCCTTCGTAGATAAAAACGAAATAGCCGAAGTGCTGAAAAAAGTAAAGCATTTAGAACCTAGCGGGGTAGGCTGCAGAGACTTACAAGACTTTTTGTTTTTTCAAGCTAAAAAGAATAACAAGTCTATTGTTTTATTAGAAATTATAGGGCACCATTTTGAACTATTATCCGAAAGGAAATTCGATGAAATATGTGAGCAATTAGAGATTTCAAGTTTGGCTTTAAAGTCAGTGTTAGCAGAACTGACCGGCTTAAAGCCATATCCCTTGCACGGTTTTGAGCATTCTGTTATTCAAAAAAATGAGACTATCATTCCAGAGTATAAAGTTGATTTTAGAGACGGTGAGTTGATTTATGGTACCTTATCTAAAAGTGGTAAAAAACTCGTTTTTAATGAAAACTACGGCAAAGAGTTCAAAGAAAAATCTGACAAAAAACTTCATAAGTTTTTGATGGAAAAGAGAGAATCGGCAGCCTGGTTTATGCAAGCTGTGGAGGAAAGAGAACACACCATGAATGTGTGTATTTCTGCAGTGGTAAAGCTTCAGGAATCTTATTTTAAGTCGGGAAGTATATCAGATTTGAAACCAATGGTGCTGAAAGACGTAGCTATGCTAACTGGGAAAACTATTTCGACGCTTTCTAGAGTAACTAGTCAAAAATATGTGCAAACGCACTTTGGGCTAGTGCCCATGAAAAGCTTGTTTACTGAGGCTATCCAGAAAAACGATGGACAATTAATCAGTAATAAAGAAGTTCAAGAAATTGTGAGTAAATTGGTATCGGATGAAAACAAGCAAAAGCCTTTAACAGACGCTGAAATCTGCAGGAAATTAGCATCTGATGGGTTTTCGTTGACCAGAAGAACAATTACAAAATACAGGGAGAATATGAATATCCCATCCTCAAAACTTAGAAGAGCACTTTAA
- a CDS encoding response regulator has protein sequence MNKTTMSKLPLILIAEDDEDDQMLMKSAFKDNQIDCLLEFMADGERLMEYLKANDTRPSLILLDLNMPKVDGKTALKAIKNSAEYRHIPTMIISTSSSEAEVRKVYDLGAAAYLVKPASYDDLIELVKHLTSFFFDTATLSKT, from the coding sequence ATGAATAAAACTACTATGAGCAAATTACCTCTTATTTTAATAGCAGAAGACGACGAAGATGACCAAATGCTCATGAAGTCTGCTTTTAAAGACAATCAGATAGACTGTCTGTTAGAATTTATGGCTGATGGTGAAAGGCTAATGGAGTATTTAAAAGCTAATGATACTAGGCCTTCCCTTATTCTTTTAGACTTAAATATGCCTAAGGTAGATGGAAAAACTGCGTTAAAAGCAATTAAAAACTCAGCTGAATACCGCCACATTCCTACCATGATAATATCTACATCAAGTTCAGAAGCAGAAGTTAGGAAAGTTTATGATTTAGGTGCGGCGGCATACTTAGTAAAACCTGCTAGTTATGACGACCTCATTGAGCTTGTCAAACACTTAACTTCTTTCTTTTTTGATACAGCTACTTTAAGCAAGACATAA
- a CDS encoding alpha/beta hydrolase, translating into MKTLYTSAIILSFLGLVSCSNFDIISPLNSNKKVISFEEKLTANNVQGYEVKFDQSYGENRFQKYDIYTPKIDTSNANLKSVSMVMIHGGGWSILDKSFLNSVVEQYKKRNLNLTIFNINHRLAGIDEVRFADIMKDFDIFFEHHDSLKTNLNLSDDVILWGYSSGGHLALSYAYQFSKIKIKAVAAFVAPTDLTDDYIHQGIFDDKNRNLTELLIGKPYSENPDAYQEASPYYFANGNSTSTILIYGGNDNLVKKEQGEKLNAVLKSKKVKTEYLVIPGATHDLGDKMDGITDDVISFMKNVK; encoded by the coding sequence ATGAAAACACTATACACTTCCGCGATTATTCTATCGTTTTTAGGGCTTGTTTCTTGTAGTAATTTCGACATAATTAGCCCACTAAATTCTAACAAAAAAGTCATTTCTTTTGAAGAGAAATTGACTGCAAATAATGTACAAGGTTATGAGGTCAAATTTGACCAATCTTACGGGGAAAATAGATTTCAAAAATACGATATATATACACCAAAAATTGACACCAGCAATGCCAATTTAAAGTCAGTAAGCATGGTTATGATTCATGGCGGTGGCTGGAGTATTCTAGATAAAAGCTTTCTCAACTCTGTAGTAGAACAATACAAAAAAAGGAACCTTAACCTTACTATTTTCAACATAAACCACCGTTTAGCTGGCATTGACGAGGTAAGGTTCGCTGATATCATGAAAGATTTTGATATATTTTTCGAGCATCATGACAGCCTAAAAACCAACTTAAACTTGTCTGACGATGTGATACTTTGGGGTTACAGTTCTGGTGGGCATTTGGCATTAAGCTATGCCTACCAATTTTCGAAAATAAAGATTAAAGCTGTGGCCGCATTTGTAGCTCCAACAGACCTTACAGATGACTACATTCACCAAGGAATTTTCGATGATAAAAATAGAAATTTAACAGAGCTTTTAATTGGCAAACCATACAGTGAAAATCCTGATGCATATCAAGAGGCTAGTCCTTATTATTTTGCAAACGGAAATAGCACAAGCACCATTCTCATATATGGAGGGAACGATAATTTAGTGAAGAAAGAACAAGGCGAAAAACTGAACGCAGTTTTGAAAAGCAAAAAAGTAAAAACTGAATACCTAGTAATACCAGGAGCGACGCATGATTTGGGAGATAAGATGGACGGTATTACAGATGATGTTATCAGTTTTATGAAAAATGTAAAATAG